A section of the Streptomyces sp. V3I8 genome encodes:
- a CDS encoding AAA family ATPase gives MHAPRRGTIADRVHRTRDAVFVGREAELDLLRDALAGVPGAASVLYVHGPGGIGKTALLRRYAQEARAVGRPVVHVDGRTVPGTPEAFGRAAACAREPGALLLIDTFERCQGLEDWLREEFLLDLPEDAVVVVAGRHAPDVRWSADPGWAELLVPVPLGDLNDVEARVLLEENGVAADRHRPLLAFAAGHPLALVLAAHVARTEKGPPPVPGGWAPAPEVMARLLRQILGTVPCPRHRLALEVCAQAHLTTETLLRAVVGEDAPELFAWLRDQPYMEHCAGGLFPHDVVREALAADLWWRDQEGHDQLYRRVHAHLLDRVGAASADGLLQAVGALQFLHRSQGHMAETHGWYTPGLVEDRPYRPSLEADVLALAEQGEGGDSAAVVRYWLRARPQDFRVQRLRSRAGAVAFSAWLRPAPFQGRDEDPVAAAAWRHVAAHGPLRPGESIALGRFHVHPQHYQRPSPVMDLMLWRMLGELLRDSRPAWSFIVLRDDGFWNAHMEFCDMTPLPRAVTVGGVAYRIFAHDWRGTPPGEWLADKQEQMLSGAGGSPAGAGLPGDPAGTPPHGGGDGRAAPGTPRLGRAEFAAAVRSALRDLRRPRALEANPLRGSRLVADHGMSLREVLTNAVDTLVTDRDGDRKHRAATVAFIEGAPTQEAAARRLRLPYSTYRRHLTAATARIEEILWRYEEEGRPLPPP, from the coding sequence ATGCACGCACCGCGACGCGGCACGATCGCCGACCGCGTCCACCGGACGAGGGATGCCGTGTTCGTCGGCAGGGAAGCCGAACTGGACCTGCTGCGCGACGCTCTCGCCGGGGTCCCGGGGGCGGCGTCCGTGCTGTACGTGCACGGCCCCGGGGGCATCGGCAAGACGGCGCTGCTGCGGCGGTACGCCCAGGAGGCGCGCGCCGTCGGCAGACCGGTCGTGCACGTCGACGGCCGCACCGTACCGGGTACACCGGAGGCGTTCGGGAGGGCGGCGGCCTGCGCGCGCGAGCCGGGGGCGCTGCTGCTGATCGACACCTTCGAGCGCTGCCAGGGCCTGGAGGACTGGCTGCGCGAGGAATTCCTGCTGGACCTGCCCGAGGACGCCGTCGTGGTCGTGGCGGGACGGCATGCGCCGGACGTGCGGTGGTCCGCCGACCCCGGCTGGGCGGAGCTGCTCGTCCCGGTGCCGCTCGGTGACCTGAACGACGTCGAGGCGCGGGTCCTTCTGGAGGAGAACGGTGTCGCCGCCGACCGGCACCGGCCGTTGCTCGCCTTCGCCGCGGGGCATCCGCTCGCGCTCGTGCTGGCCGCCCACGTCGCGCGGACCGAGAAAGGGCCGCCGCCCGTGCCGGGCGGCTGGGCCCCCGCTCCCGAGGTGATGGCGCGGCTGCTGCGGCAGATCCTGGGAACCGTGCCGTGCCCGCGGCACCGCCTCGCCCTCGAAGTGTGCGCCCAGGCCCACCTGACCACCGAGACGTTGCTGCGCGCCGTGGTGGGCGAGGACGCGCCCGAGCTGTTCGCCTGGCTCAGGGACCAGCCGTACATGGAGCACTGTGCCGGGGGACTGTTCCCGCACGACGTCGTACGGGAGGCGCTCGCGGCCGACCTGTGGTGGCGCGACCAGGAAGGGCACGACCAGCTCTACCGACGTGTCCACGCGCACCTGCTGGACCGGGTGGGCGCCGCCTCCGCCGACGGGCTCCTGCAGGCCGTGGGCGCTCTGCAGTTCCTCCACCGGTCGCAGGGGCACATGGCCGAGACCCACGGGTGGTACACCCCCGGTCTGGTCGAGGACCGTCCGTACCGTCCGTCGCTGGAGGCCGACGTCCTCGCCCTCGCCGAGCAGGGGGAGGGCGGCGACTCGGCCGCGGTGGTCCGGTACTGGCTGCGTGCCCGGCCGCAGGACTTCCGGGTGCAGCGCCTGAGGAGCCGGGCGGGTGCCGTGGCCTTCTCCGCCTGGCTGCGGCCCGCACCCTTCCAGGGCCGGGACGAGGACCCGGTCGCCGCCGCGGCCTGGCGGCACGTGGCGGCGCACGGCCCGCTCCGGCCGGGGGAGAGCATCGCCCTCGGCCGGTTCCACGTCCACCCGCAGCACTACCAGCGGCCCTCACCGGTGATGGACCTGATGCTCTGGCGGATGCTGGGCGAACTGCTGCGGGACTCGCGGCCGGCGTGGTCGTTCATCGTGCTGCGCGACGACGGGTTCTGGAACGCGCACATGGAGTTCTGCGACATGACGCCGCTGCCGCGGGCCGTCACCGTCGGCGGGGTCGCGTACCGGATCTTCGCCCACGACTGGCGTGGTACGCCACCCGGCGAGTGGCTGGCCGACAAGCAGGAGCAGATGCTCTCGGGGGCGGGTGGCAGCCCTGCCGGGGCCGGGCTCCCAGGTGATCCCGCAGGGACACCGCCCCACGGCGGAGGGGACGGGCGTGCCGCGCCGGGCACGCCCCGGCTGGGCCGGGCGGAGTTCGCCGCCGCGGTCCGCTCCGCCCTGCGGGACCTGCGCCGGCCCCGGGCACTGGAGGCCAACCCCCTGCGCGGCAGCCGTCTCGTGGCCGACCACGGCATGTCCCTGCGCGAGGTGCTCACCAACGCCGTCGACACCCTCGTCACCGACCGCGACGGCGACAGGAAGCACCGCGCGGCGACGGTGGCGTTCATCGAAGGGGCGCCCACCCAGGAAGCGGCCGCCAGACGGCTTCGGCTGCCGTACAGCACCTACCGGCGCCATCTGACGGCCGCGACCGCGCGCATCGAGGAGATCCTGTGGCGGTACGAGGAGGAGGGCCGCCCGTTGCCGCCGCCGTGA
- a CDS encoding zinc-binding dehydrogenase: protein MYAIRQYEFGPPQTLVYEETDAPPPGPGEVRLAVTAAGVHLMDTVLRAGRERGMALPRLPMTPGREAAGVVDAVGGGVGEDWLGARVVAYLGHERNGGYASLAVAPVEALHRIPGGLDDAAAVAMIGTGRTAVGVLEQAALSAEDVVVVTAAAGGMGTLFVQEARRAGALVVGLAGGGHKTARVLEHGANGAVDYARPGWRERLAEELGGAASTVVLDGVGGRLGRAAAESLGAGGRHLFFGWASDEGHFTRFDADELEKYRITSELVVGPSLFALPGGIRRLEETALSWAATGRLRPVVRCFPLADAAGAHHALETRATVGKVVLRPEAAPRH from the coding sequence ATGTACGCGATACGACAGTACGAGTTCGGACCGCCGCAGACCCTCGTGTACGAGGAGACGGACGCTCCGCCGCCCGGCCCCGGCGAGGTGCGCCTCGCTGTCACGGCCGCGGGCGTCCACCTCATGGACACCGTCCTGCGCGCCGGGCGGGAGAGGGGAATGGCGCTGCCGCGGCTGCCGATGACACCGGGCCGGGAGGCCGCGGGGGTGGTCGACGCGGTCGGCGGCGGCGTCGGGGAGGACTGGCTCGGCGCGCGGGTCGTCGCCTATCTGGGGCACGAGCGCAACGGCGGATACGCCTCCCTCGCCGTGGCACCGGTGGAGGCACTGCATCGCATCCCCGGCGGACTCGACGACGCGGCCGCGGTCGCCATGATCGGCACGGGGCGCACCGCGGTGGGCGTCCTGGAACAGGCCGCCCTGTCGGCCGAGGACGTCGTCGTGGTCACGGCGGCGGCCGGCGGGATGGGCACGCTGTTCGTCCAGGAGGCGCGGCGGGCGGGCGCCCTGGTCGTGGGTCTGGCAGGCGGGGGACACAAGACCGCGCGGGTGCTGGAGCACGGTGCGAACGGCGCCGTGGACTACGCCCGGCCCGGCTGGCGGGAGCGGCTGGCCGAGGAGCTGGGGGGTGCCGCCTCCACCGTCGTGCTCGACGGGGTGGGCGGCCGGCTCGGCCGGGCCGCCGCGGAGTCGCTCGGCGCTGGCGGTCGGCACCTCTTTTTCGGCTGGGCCTCCGACGAGGGGCACTTCACCCGGTTCGACGCGGACGAACTGGAGAAGTACCGCATCACCTCCGAGCTGGTGGTGGGACCGTCCCTCTTCGCGCTGCCGGGAGGAATCCGCAGGCTGGAGGAGACGGCCCTGTCCTGGGCGGCGACCGGCCGGCTGCGTCCCGTGGTGCGGTGCTTCCCGCTCGCCGACGCGGCCGGGGCGCACCACGCTCTGGAGACCAGGGCGACCGTGGGAAAGGTCGTCCTGCGCCCGGAGGCGGCGCCCCGGCACTGA